Proteins from a single region of Mesorhizobium sp. B1-1-8:
- a CDS encoding CsbD family protein produces MGSTSDKAAGLGNQAAGNVKQGLGKAVGNDRLRGEGAAQETKGKAQKAVGDAKATAKKATDKAASAIKKNL; encoded by the coding sequence ATGGGCAGCACCAGTGACAAGGCAGCCGGCTTGGGCAACCAGGCTGCCGGAAATGTCAAGCAGGGTCTCGGCAAGGCAGTTGGAAATGACCGGCTGCGCGGAGAGGGAGCCGCACAGGAGACCAAGGGGAAGGCACAAAAGGCGGTCGGCGACGCAAAAGCGACCGCAAAGAAGGCCACCGACAAGGCAGCTTCGGCGATAAAGAAGAACCTGTGA
- a CDS encoding sensor histidine kinase, with the protein MVHRTARWHLLGLITAAVLPVWLFAAFLLVEYASRERSGFEQEAAQSAREASLVVEAELANLRGLLEALSKSAALAKGDLAGFQKEAQQIVAGSDRIVALSDLDGHQFFDTQSAYSAPQPDLAPLSGSERDRLKARMPLVSNVYARQPSNEYRISVAIPLQGPNGQTWLLAVSVPTAHIRDVLMPAVPAGWTLAVGDGQGNYVARSQMHEEVTGRPGLPEYLQKVIGRSGTFISRNFQGIALLAGYYRPPGSNWFYAANVPLWVVQAPLWRSLAAICLLGLLAMGISTALAYYVGKHFAGAAIALAARASALGQGKPVAPMSTRVTEFATIADALVAAERAIAERKHELETVLETAPAAVWFTYDPLALQVVRNRFAAELMGLAADRNSFGSPDKVVDTIAFKNGQPIGRQDRPLSRAMRGEQTDSEEFAYILPSGAKRFLLSSARPIRDPGGRVVGAVQISLDITDRKRTEEQRKLLLDELNHRVKNTLAVVQSIASQTLRSAADLKDADRKLSGRLISLSKAHDMLTREHWSGTDLKHLILSIVEPHAVSERFEIAGKPVWLPSNLALSFALALHELATNAIKYGALSVPAGIVSLTWSAKRNNGGIDLRVEWRERGGPTVRPGGRKGFGTRMLERVFDPKSSDKVTMRFDRAGVVCVFEAHLAAAEADPIEASEKVTQVDPAR; encoded by the coding sequence TTGGTTCATCGGACAGCTCGGTGGCATTTGCTAGGCCTGATCACGGCCGCCGTTCTCCCAGTCTGGCTGTTTGCCGCATTTCTCCTTGTCGAATACGCCTCCCGTGAGCGATCTGGCTTCGAACAGGAGGCAGCGCAATCGGCCCGCGAAGCTTCTCTTGTCGTCGAAGCTGAGCTCGCCAACCTTCGCGGCCTGCTTGAAGCACTCTCCAAATCCGCGGCGCTGGCGAAGGGCGACCTTGCCGGATTCCAGAAAGAGGCTCAGCAAATCGTTGCCGGCAGCGATCGCATTGTCGCGCTCAGCGACCTGGACGGCCATCAGTTCTTCGATACCCAGTCTGCTTACTCGGCACCTCAGCCTGATCTCGCGCCGCTCAGCGGTTCGGAGCGCGACAGGCTTAAGGCAAGAATGCCCTTGGTCAGCAATGTCTACGCCAGACAGCCCTCGAACGAGTACCGTATCTCGGTTGCCATCCCGCTCCAGGGTCCAAACGGCCAGACTTGGCTGCTCGCCGTAAGCGTCCCGACTGCTCACATCCGCGATGTCCTGATGCCGGCGGTGCCGGCGGGATGGACCCTGGCCGTTGGAGATGGACAGGGCAATTATGTAGCTCGTTCGCAGATGCACGAGGAGGTTACTGGCAGGCCCGGACTGCCCGAATATCTGCAGAAAGTGATTGGCCGCTCCGGCACCTTTATTTCGAGGAACTTCCAGGGCATAGCCCTGCTTGCCGGCTATTACCGGCCACCCGGTTCAAACTGGTTCTATGCGGCCAACGTGCCCCTGTGGGTGGTCCAGGCTCCGCTTTGGCGATCGCTCGCCGCAATATGCCTGTTGGGCTTGCTGGCTATGGGGATCTCGACCGCCCTGGCTTACTACGTCGGGAAGCACTTTGCAGGAGCGGCTATTGCACTTGCGGCACGTGCCAGCGCGCTCGGCCAAGGCAAGCCCGTGGCCCCTATGTCGACGCGGGTAACTGAGTTCGCCACGATCGCCGATGCGCTGGTCGCGGCCGAACGGGCTATCGCCGAACGCAAGCACGAGCTCGAAACGGTGCTGGAGACGGCCCCGGCGGCCGTCTGGTTCACCTATGATCCGCTTGCCCTCCAAGTCGTGCGAAATCGCTTCGCGGCCGAATTGATGGGACTGGCGGCTGACCGCAACTCTTTCGGCTCCCCGGACAAGGTGGTCGACACGATCGCCTTCAAGAATGGCCAGCCCATCGGCCGGCAGGACCGTCCTTTGAGCCGGGCCATGCGAGGCGAACAGACCGACAGTGAGGAATTCGCCTACATCCTGCCCTCGGGCGCCAAGCGGTTCCTGCTTTCGAGCGCCAGACCCATCCGTGACCCGGGGGGTAGGGTTGTTGGAGCAGTGCAGATCAGCCTCGATATCACCGATCGCAAACGCACCGAAGAGCAGCGCAAGCTGCTGCTTGACGAGCTGAACCACAGGGTCAAGAACACGCTTGCGGTAGTACAGTCCATAGCCAGTCAGACGTTGCGCAGCGCCGCTGATTTGAAGGACGCAGATCGCAAGTTGTCCGGCAGGCTCATCTCGTTGTCCAAGGCCCATGACATGCTGACCCGCGAGCACTGGAGCGGCACCGACCTGAAGCATCTGATCCTTTCCATCGTCGAACCGCACGCGGTGTCGGAGCGCTTCGAAATCGCCGGCAAGCCAGTGTGGCTTCCGTCCAATCTGGCATTGTCGTTCGCGCTCGCCCTGCACGAATTGGCGACAAACGCCATCAAATATGGCGCTCTTTCAGTGCCCGCAGGGATTGTTTCGCTGACATGGTCGGCGAAGCGCAACAACGGCGGGATCGATCTTCGGGTTGAGTGGCGCGAGAGGGGAGGGCCAACGGTCAGACCAGGTGGGCGCAAAGGCTTTGGCACCCGCATGCTGGAGAGGGTTTTCGATCCCAAATCATCGGACAAGGTCACGATGCGTTTTGACAGGGCCGGCGTGGTCTGCGTGTTTGAGGCGCATTTGGCCGCCGCCGAAGCTGATCCTATCGAGGCGAGCGAGAAGGTAACCCAGGTGGATCCCGCGCGGTAG